A window from Gossypium raimondii isolate GPD5lz chromosome 7, ASM2569854v1, whole genome shotgun sequence encodes these proteins:
- the LOC105799052 gene encoding guanine nucleotide-binding protein-like NSN1, protein MVKRSKKSKSKRVSLKQKYKVIRKVKEHHKKKAKEAKKLGLNRKKKVEKDPGIPNDWPFKEQELKALEARRARALEELEQKKAARKERAKKRKMGLLEDDDKERIEEGKGINDSIGTTKARDSSDRAFYKELVKVIEASDVILEVLDARDPLSTRCIDMEKMVMKSGPDKHLVLLLNKIDLVPRQAVEKWLKYLREELPAVAFKCSTQEQRSNLGWKSSSKAAKPSNLLQTSDCLGAETLIKLLKNYSRSHEIKKSITVGVIGLPNVGKSSLINSLKRCHVVNVGATPGLTRSMQEVQLDKNVKLLDCPGVVMLRSEGNDASIALRNCKRIEKLDDPVGPVKDILKRCPERLLVTIYKIPGFQSVDEFLQNIATVRGKLKKGGIVDVEAAARIILHDWNEGKIPYYTMPPVRNQEPSEARIVTELGKEFNVDEVYNTESSFIGSLKSTDDFHSVEVPASHPLKFDEAMLEDNAQPLQSIEGDEKQEDTSGNGGNDEQMASEEEDAEKAKSKSATSRQNEKLYAVEGMLNTKMKRAENKRRKKAKNKLTSWDEAMDDDDDNYDFGVDYVKGKEQN, encoded by the exons ATGGTGAAAAGGAGCAAAA AAAGCAAGAGCAAGAGGGTTTCACTTAAGCAAAAGTACAAGGTTATAAGAAAAGTAAAGGAGCATCACAAGAAGAAAGCTAAGGAAGCGAAGAAGTTGGGATTGAACCGTAAGAAAAAGGTTGAGAAAGACCCTGGCATCCCCAATGATTGGCCTTTCAAGGAACAAGAGCTCAAGGCTCTCGAGGCTCGTCGAGCTCGGGCACTCGAGGAATTGGAGCAAAAGAAAGCTGCCCGAAAGGAGAGG GCAAAAAAGAGGAAGATGGGTTTACTTGAGGATGATGACAAGGAACGTATTGAAGAGGGAAAGGGAATTAATGATTCTATCGGAACTACTAAAGCCCGGG ATAGCTCAGATAGAGCTTTCTACAAGGAGTTGGTTAAAGTCATTGAAGCATCAGATGTCATTTTGGAAGTCCTAGATGCGCGAGATCCCCTCAGTACACGTTGTATTGATATGGAAAAGATGGTGATGAAATCCGGTCCTGATAAGCACCTGGTGttgcttttaaataaaattg ATCTTGTTCCTCGACAAGCTGTTGAAAAGTGGCTCAAATATCTTAGGGAAGAGTTACCAGCTGTTGCCTTTAAGTGCAGCACACAAGAACAGAGATCAAACTTGGGGTGGAAATCTTCTTCAAAGGCAGCAAAGCCTAGCAATCTTCTGCAAACTAGTGATTGTCTTGGAGCAGAAACTCTCATTAAATTGCTGAAAAACTACTCTAGAAGTCATGAG ATAAAGAAGTCCATAACTGTGGGTGTTATTGGCCTGCCTAATGTTGGCAAGAGTAGCCTAATTAACAGCTTGAAAAGATGCCACGTTGTCAATGTTGGTGCTACTCCAGGGTTGACAAGATCAATGCAAGAGGTTCAATTGGAcaagaatgtaaaattattgGATTGTCCTGGTGTTGTTATGCTTCGATCTGAAGGGAACGATGCGTCAATAGCTCTTCGAAACTGCAAAAGAATCGAGAAGCTGGATGATCCAGTTGGCCCAG TCAAAGATATTCTCAAGCGTTGTCCTGAAAGACTCTTGGTAACAATATACAAGATCCCTGGCTTTCAGTCAGTTGATGAATTCCTTCAGAATATTGCCACTGTAAGGGGTAAGCTTAAAAAAGGTGGTATCGTGGATGTTGAAGCTGCTGCAAGGATCATTTTGCATGACTGGAATGAAG GTAAAATTCCATATTACACCATGCCTCCTGTTAGAAATCAAGAACCTTCTGAGGCGAGGATTGTTACTGAGCTTGGGAAAGAATTCAATGTTGATGAGGTTTATAACACTGAATCTTCATTCATCGGAAGTCTCAAGTCAACCGATGATTTCCATTCTGTTGAAGTTCCTGCTAGCCACCCTCTCAAGTTTGATGAGGCTATGCTAGAG GATAATGCCCAACCCTTGCAATCAATTGAAGGTGATGAAAAGCAAGAAGATACATCTGGTAATGGTGGTAATGATGAGCAGATGGCTTCTGAAGAAGAAGATGCTGAAAAGGCAAAGTCAAAATCTGCCACAAGCAGGCAAAATGAGAAGCTGTATGCAGTAGAAGGCATGCTGAACACAAAGATGAAAAGAGCTGAGAataagagaaggaaaaaagccaaaaataaattaacctCATGGGATGAAGCtatggatgatgatgatgataattatGACTTTGGTGTGGATTATGTTAAGGGAAAGGAGCAAAACTAG
- the LOC128042521 gene encoding uncharacterized protein LOC128042521 translates to MGQSELGFLVQDLNLLLIVGDIIWPVRGGQQPLRGRGQVRGGNGVGRGRGMFGRGIGNSETRQPALVYIARRREDGDAPDVITYTFLIYNVPYTVLIDIRSTHSYIACTVSGTLGIICESTINKMIVLSPIGKSIRVDKLFRDVPLEVQGVIFLADLIELPFGDFDLTLGMDWLVKHRASLDCAAKRPKELVREGCEAFVAYVGVTDSEGPLVKDIKTVKDFPDVFPDELPRLPPSRKVEFGIELLLRTALVFIALYRMAPKELVELKAQIQELLDRGFIRPSVSP, encoded by the exons ATGGGCCAGTCTGAGCTGGGGTTTCTAGTGCAAGACCTCAACCTTCTGCTGATTGTGGGAGACATCATCTGG CCAGTAAGAGGTGGTCAGCAGCCACTAAGAGGCCGTGGGCAGGTTAGAGGTGGTAATGGTGTGGGACGAGGTCGTGGAATGTTTGGCAGAGGCATTGGTAATAGTGAGACAAGACAGCCAGCACTAGTCTATATTGCTCGTCGTCGAGAGGATGGTGACGCTCCAGATGTTATAACCTATACGTTCCTAATTTATAATGTACCTTACACTGTTTTAATTGATATAAggtctacacattcatacattgCATGCACTGTGTCTGGCACCTTGGGTATCATATGTGAGAGTACTATTAATAAGATGATTGTGTTAAGCCCAATAGGAAAATCAATAAGGGTAGACAAGTTGTTCAGAGATGTACCCCTAGAGGTTCAAGGAGTTATATTTCTAGCAGATTTAATAGAGCTACCATTTGGTGACTTCGACCTAAccttggggatggattggttggttaaaCACCGTGCAAGTTTGGATTGCGCTGCTAAGC GGCCAAAAGAACTAGTTCGCGAGGGTTGTGAGGCGTTTGTAGCCTATGTTGGTGTAACTGATTCTGAAGGTCCTTTAGTTAAAGATATCAAAACTGTTAAGGATTTTCCCGATGTTTTTCCTGATGAGCTCCCTAGGTTGCCTCCAAGTCGCAAAGTTGAATTTGGAATTGAACTTTTGCTAAGAACGGCTCTAGTGTTTATCGCCCTTTATAggatggcaccgaaggagctggtggaattaaaagctcaaatccAAGAACTGTTGGATCGAGGATTCATTCGacctagtgtgtctccgtga
- the LOC128042520 gene encoding uncharacterized protein LOC128042520, with the protein MAPYKVLYSRKCRTPSCWTELGERRVMGPELVSDTEEKVKLIRDRLREASDKQKSYADLKCQEIEFSVGVYVFLKVSPWKKILRFGWKVEEIEVRPDLTFEEEPVQILDREVKVLRKKSIPLVKVLWRNHSSEEATWKPKEISVKKSAVNFRQWIRWAKSLLPVKIFDVRRSLCIFINRCVITHYNCRSMKS; encoded by the exons ATGGCACCTTACAAGGTGTTATATagtcgtaagtgtcgtactcctTCTTGTTGGACTGAGTTAGGTGAGCGGCGAGTTATGGGGCCAGAATTAGTTTCTGATACAGAAGAGAAGGTAAAACTGATTCGAGACCGACTGAGGGAAGCATCTGATAAGCAGAAGTCTTATGCAGATCTTAAATGCCAAGAGATTGAGTTTTCTGTGGGGGTTTATGTATTTCTCAAGGTTTCTCCATGGAAAAAGATATTGAGGTTTGGATGGAAGG ttgaggagatcgaggttaggccagatctaACCTTCGAGGAGGAGCCAGTGCAGATTTTGGATCGTGAAGTTAAAGTACTGAGGAAGAAATCTATTCCATTAGTTAAAGTGCTTTGGCGTAATCACAGTTCAGAAGAAGCTACGTGGAAACCTAAAGAG ATATCCGTCAAGAAGAGTGCAGTCAACTTTCGTCAGTGGATTAGGTGGGCTAAGTCACTATTGCCAGTCAAG ATTTTCGATGTTCGTAGATCGTTGTGCATTTTCATaaacaggtgtgtaatcacccaCTACAACTGTAGATCGATGAAAAGTTGA
- the LOC105799057 gene encoding uncharacterized protein At4g13200, chloroplastic, with protein MCGLASSSIPTSTFPSFQQSKVQTKPCINPCNSLVLPPTKLCSSDLCLTSFSFGGPRLIHRSSVISRSSTGPGGAPGSGDNESRNVLDVFFLGKAVAEALNERIESTVGEFLSVVGRLQVEQQKQVQDFQEEVLERAKRAKEQAAREELEAQRLIPKSTSLSTSMGSGATANNGAAAKASPSTANNGVSTTPSSYNPPNPAAANTDPGPDTKKE; from the exons ATGTGCGGTCTGGCTTCATCTTCAATCCCCACTTCTACTTTCCCCTCTTTTCAACAATCTAAGGTTCAAACCAAGCCTTGTATCAATCCGTGCAACTCTCTTGTGCTTCCTCCTACTAAGCTATGTTCCTCAGATCTCTGTCTTACAAGTTTTAGCTTTGGTGGCCCCAGACTGATTCACAGAAGTAGTGTTATCTCCAGAAGTAGCACTGGACCTGGTGGTGCTCCTGGTTCAG GTGATAATGAAAGCAGGAATGTGCTGGATGTTTTTTTCTTAGGGAAGGCTGTAGCTGAAGCATTGAATGAGAGAATCGAGTCCACAGTTGGGGAATTTTTGAGTGTTGTTGGAAGGTTGCAGGTTGAGCAACAAAAGCAAGTGCAGGATTTCCAG GAAGAGGTATTGGAAAGAGCAAAAAGAGCCAAAGAGCAAGCGGCACGCGAGGAATTGGAGGCACAAAGGCTGATTCCAAAGTCTACTTCCCTAAGTACATCTATGGGCAGTGGTGCCACTGCAAACAATGGGGCTGCAGCTAAAGCTTCGCCCTCAACTGCCAATAACGGAGTTTCTACAACCCCATCCTCCTATAATCCCCCCAACCCTGCTGCTGCTAATACAGACCCTGGGCCTGATACTAAAAAGGAATAG